One genomic region from Reichenbachiella ulvae encodes:
- a CDS encoding DUF4159 domain-containing protein yields the protein MAQGQIKIAKMKYDGGGDWYGNKTALPNLAQFCNQYMRTNLDTDDEVVEVGSPDLFLYPYVYLTGHGNVVFSQNDAQNLRNYLIAGGFLHIDDNYGLDQFIRLEMKKVFPELEFVELPFDHPIYHQQFKFPNGLPKIHEHDGKPAQGFGLIYEGRLVCFYSYESDLGNGWEDQIIYNDPQSKRQEALRMGANIISYAFTQ from the coding sequence ATGGCTCAAGGCCAGATCAAAATAGCCAAAATGAAATATGATGGAGGGGGTGACTGGTACGGCAATAAAACTGCGCTGCCCAATTTGGCACAATTCTGCAATCAATACATGCGAACCAATCTAGATACGGATGATGAAGTGGTGGAGGTTGGTAGCCCCGATTTGTTTTTGTATCCGTATGTCTATCTCACAGGTCATGGCAATGTAGTCTTCTCTCAAAACGATGCGCAAAATCTAAGAAACTACTTGATCGCTGGTGGGTTCTTACATATCGATGACAACTATGGTTTAGATCAATTCATCAGACTGGAGATGAAAAAGGTGTTTCCAGAGCTGGAATTTGTAGAATTGCCTTTCGATCACCCGATCTATCATCAGCAATTCAAATTCCCCAATGGTCTACCCAAAATTCATGAACATGATGGCAAGCCTGCACAAGGCTTTGGACTGATATACGAAGGTCGTCTCGTCTGCTTTTACTCCTACGAGTCCGATCTGGGCAACGGCTGGGAAGATCAAATCATCTACAACGACCCACAGAGCAAACGTCAGGAAGCTCTACGCATGGGAGCCAACATCATCAGCTACGCTTTCACACAGTAA
- a CDS encoding aldose 1-epimerase, translated as MYEVKHSPLGRFEAYRLTNTKTNEYLEILTGFGAGINALEVLNGKGELISVVDGYRSEEEVMKTHHSAFKGSKLSPFPNRLTAGKFTFDGEDYQMFVNEIDRNNNLHGLLHFRPFEVIETVDGESECKLIIGYNYLGTDQGFPFAYELILDISFGEGGVKIETQIENTGSSNMPIGDGWHPYFQFENGVDQIELKMGAAKRISSLAGNEVSDTHGFEAGKVFGNTALDDCFEVKSSEEAFVISMTDPSNELELQLWQDQAYGYYQIYSPDTRKTLAVEPVTCPPNAFNTGVGVVTLKPGGKHQLSCGIKAIK; from the coding sequence ATGTACGAAGTAAAGCATTCCCCATTAGGGAGATTTGAGGCCTATCGATTGACTAATACAAAGACCAATGAATACCTGGAAATCTTAACGGGTTTTGGTGCGGGAATAAATGCACTAGAGGTATTGAACGGTAAGGGGGAATTGATTTCTGTAGTCGATGGTTATCGCTCGGAGGAGGAAGTGATGAAAACGCATCATTCTGCTTTCAAAGGCTCAAAGTTATCACCATTTCCTAATCGTTTGACAGCTGGAAAGTTCACCTTCGATGGAGAGGATTATCAAATGTTTGTCAACGAAATTGATAGAAATAACAACCTCCATGGCTTGCTACATTTCAGACCTTTCGAAGTGATCGAAACAGTAGATGGGGAATCAGAGTGCAAACTCATCATCGGATATAATTATTTAGGAACCGATCAAGGTTTTCCTTTTGCCTATGAGTTGATTTTGGATATCAGCTTTGGTGAAGGTGGTGTGAAAATAGAAACTCAGATAGAAAATACTGGAAGCTCAAATATGCCAATAGGAGATGGTTGGCACCCTTATTTCCAATTTGAAAATGGAGTAGATCAAATTGAATTAAAGATGGGAGCGGCTAAACGCATATCTTCTTTGGCGGGAAATGAAGTGTCTGATACTCATGGATTCGAAGCAGGTAAAGTATTTGGGAATACGGCATTGGATGACTGTTTTGAGGTCAAATCTTCTGAGGAGGCTTTTGTGATTTCTATGACGGATCCTTCTAATGAGTTGGAGCTTCAGCTTTGGCAAGATCAGGCTTACGGCTATTATCAGATCTATTCACCGGATACCAGAAAAACTTTGGCAGTGGAACCTGTCACTTGTCCACCTAATGCTTTCAATACTGGTGTGGGAGTGGTGACCTTAAAACCAGGGGGAAAACACCAACTCAGTTGCGGTATTAAAGCCATCAAATAA
- a CDS encoding tetratricopeptide repeat protein gives MYRTIFSICLLVSHFRLLAQNPADYDSKSEMLEAASAYYEKGNDAVTNTQYELGVIYYDSAINLVSDNADYYISRGQAKELEGDAVGALIDYEYAYNVDQSNHASIFKRALIYYNQEQYKKAAQDFTFLINNTETYETKALIFKGVSYNEDGAAKLSGITTIHEMKADVYIHRGMTYEKLGYNTPAMLDYDKAIDLNPYDPNYYVYRGMFRLDRGDKDGAVLDYRKALKINPHHRNALYNLSFLVDEEERDQINQILFGQGDFAKAYSKRAFENFQKGAYEEALLDYDSALMIKADNGSDLMNRGIVKSKMENYKSAIDDFNSSIYVDNTLLRNYVLIGNAYQELGDYGYAIKYYNRYIDNAGPDGSVYYNLGLALMKYNDDEEACLTFRKAIEYGEERAEKPMDKVCFSSESVK, from the coding sequence ATGTATAGGACTATTTTTTCTATTTGTTTACTCGTCTCTCATTTCCGCCTATTAGCGCAGAATCCTGCTGACTATGATAGCAAGAGTGAAATGCTAGAGGCAGCTTCTGCTTATTACGAAAAAGGCAATGATGCCGTGACCAATACCCAATATGAATTAGGGGTGATTTATTACGATAGTGCGATCAATTTGGTGAGTGACAATGCGGATTATTACATCTCGCGTGGACAGGCCAAAGAATTGGAAGGAGATGCGGTAGGTGCCTTGATAGATTACGAATATGCTTACAATGTGGATCAATCGAACCATGCTTCTATTTTCAAAAGAGCCTTGATTTATTACAATCAGGAGCAATATAAGAAAGCCGCCCAAGACTTTACTTTCCTAATCAACAATACTGAGACATACGAAACGAAGGCATTAATTTTTAAGGGAGTTTCTTACAATGAGGATGGTGCGGCTAAGCTTTCAGGGATTACAACCATACATGAGATGAAGGCTGATGTCTATATCCATCGAGGTATGACTTATGAAAAACTCGGCTATAATACGCCGGCCATGCTGGATTATGATAAGGCAATAGATTTGAATCCATATGACCCCAATTACTATGTATATAGAGGCATGTTCAGACTGGATAGAGGGGATAAGGATGGAGCTGTGCTGGACTATAGAAAGGCTCTAAAGATTAACCCTCACCATAGAAATGCACTATATAACTTGAGCTTTTTGGTTGATGAGGAGGAAAGAGATCAGATCAATCAAATCTTATTTGGTCAGGGGGATTTCGCCAAAGCCTATTCTAAACGAGCATTTGAGAACTTTCAAAAAGGCGCCTATGAAGAGGCTCTTTTGGATTACGATTCTGCACTCATGATCAAAGCTGACAATGGCAGTGATCTGATGAATCGTGGGATTGTTAAGTCAAAAATGGAAAACTATAAGTCTGCGATCGATGATTTTAATAGCTCGATCTATGTCGACAATACTTTGCTAAGAAACTATGTGTTGATTGGCAATGCATATCAGGAACTGGGTGATTATGGATATGCTATTAAATACTACAACCGCTACATAGACAATGCGGGTCCTGACGGTTCTGTATACTACAACCTTGGGTTGGCCCTGATGAAATACAATGATGATGAAGAAGCATGCCTTACCTTCAGAAAAGCCATTGAATATGGAGAGGAGCGAGCAGAAAAACCCATGGATAAAGTTTGTTTCAGCTCCGAGTCAGTTAAATAG
- the tyrS gene encoding tyrosine--tRNA ligase, producing the protein MTKDFVEEMKWRGMIHDMMPGVQELMNKEVVTAYIGFDPTADSLHIGHLVQIMTLVHLQRTGHKPLALVGGATGMVGDPSGKSAERNLLDEETLNHNLNAVKGQLENFLDFDCGENSAEMVNNYDWFKEFGFLEFIRDVGKHISVNYMMAKDSVKSRLETGMSFTEFSYQLVQGYDFYWLNQNKNCKVQLGGSDQWGNIVTGTELIRRKAQGEAWAITTPLIKKADGTKFGKTAGGSVWLDKDRTSPYKFYQYWLNSSDEDAENYIKIFTLFSKEEIDQLIAEHKEAPHERKLQKALGEDITIRVHSKEDYEMAVKASGILFGKSTAEDLASLDENTFLSVFEGVPQTTISKAEYEAMENVTDLLSEGSNGIVFPSKGEARRMIKGGGVSINKSKLSDPNQTVEFSLLSDKYLLAQKGKKNYFLIIVE; encoded by the coding sequence ATGACAAAAGACTTTGTAGAAGAAATGAAATGGAGGGGCATGATTCACGACATGATGCCTGGAGTACAAGAGTTAATGAACAAAGAAGTGGTGACTGCTTATATCGGATTCGACCCTACAGCAGACTCACTACACATCGGTCACCTTGTACAAATCATGACGCTGGTTCATCTACAAAGAACAGGTCACAAGCCATTGGCGCTAGTGGGTGGTGCCACCGGCATGGTAGGCGATCCTTCGGGTAAATCTGCCGAAAGAAACCTGCTCGATGAGGAAACCCTGAACCACAACCTAAACGCTGTGAAAGGTCAATTGGAGAACTTTCTGGATTTTGATTGTGGGGAGAATTCAGCTGAAATGGTCAACAATTACGACTGGTTCAAAGAATTTGGATTTTTAGAGTTCATCAGAGACGTAGGAAAACATATTTCCGTCAACTACATGATGGCCAAGGATTCTGTAAAATCAAGATTGGAAACAGGTATGTCCTTTACCGAATTCAGTTACCAATTGGTGCAGGGCTATGACTTCTACTGGCTCAACCAAAACAAAAACTGTAAAGTACAGTTAGGTGGTTCGGATCAGTGGGGCAACATCGTAACGGGTACTGAGCTAATCAGAAGAAAAGCACAAGGAGAAGCCTGGGCAATCACCACTCCGTTGATCAAAAAAGCAGACGGTACCAAGTTTGGCAAAACTGCTGGAGGTAGCGTATGGTTGGACAAAGATCGAACTTCACCGTACAAATTCTACCAATACTGGCTGAACTCATCGGATGAAGATGCAGAGAACTATATCAAGATTTTCACACTCTTCAGCAAAGAAGAAATTGACCAATTGATCGCAGAGCACAAAGAAGCGCCTCATGAAAGAAAACTTCAAAAAGCGCTGGGAGAAGACATCACCATTCGCGTACACTCTAAGGAGGATTACGAAATGGCTGTCAAAGCTTCGGGCATTCTTTTCGGTAAATCAACTGCCGAAGATTTGGCATCTTTGGATGAAAACACTTTCTTATCAGTATTCGAAGGAGTACCTCAAACTACCATTAGCAAAGCTGAGTATGAGGCCATGGAAAACGTGACAGATTTATTGTCTGAGGGTAGCAATGGCATTGTTTTTCCATCCAAAGGAGAAGCCAGACGAATGATTAAAGGAGGTGGCGTTAGCATCAATAAATCAAAATTGAGCGATCCAAACCAAACGGTAGAATTCAGTCTGCTGAGTGACAAATATTTGCTTGCTCAGAAAGGCAAAAAGAATTACTTCCTGATTATCGTCGAATGA